In Chloracidobacterium sp., the following proteins share a genomic window:
- a CDS encoding S8 family serine peptidase — MKRILNVRLWIGAFAVAAGAILAILLPSASPTATSGEGNQFEISFPSAKFDPVKTTAAGTVRPGEAPAGNEYRYYIVQLNRPTEDDLLNDLSSLGVEVLQYVPQSAFYVRAKPQAIGSAAAREYVRWAGAFLPEHKISSVLSQQLFAAQAGRAPAGGISPIEFTAPDRAIFDVAVFKTEPLDKVAERLTSVYGATVINRSVLPANYFNMIRAEISLDQIMRVAEIPGVITMDAYSRPQAEDERAAHIVSGNYTGATTISAPGWSSLTQFGRDGSGVTVAVADDGISIPGNGGFYITAANTINGPMRGAPAGATGGHGHINASIIAGDTPFYTSADPAGYNYGVGIARKANIINVPFLVNGYTGTDANNFDDTVSTFGANGVKGSISNNSWGNGTNGNVYDAYTAGFDGFVRDASSAGTVDPINIIFSAGNSGASGLTRPKTAKNVIATGNSENLRTELGGASADSMEDLVNTSSRGPAADGRVKPDIVAPGGYITGGGAGSGASTFGFVPGTSNNILYSSGTSHAAPQVAGAAALFTQAWKENNSGNNPSPALIKAAILNTGQEMTGVNVGTAIPNGNEGWGRINLKYMLRTGVPMRFLEQSGALLAPGWNSNIIGFVGDPTKPIRVALVWTDPAGAPNANPALVNNLDLTVTLGGVTYRGNNFTGGISTAGGTADTINNVEMVRLPAGTATGTPFSINVVATALNGDGVPGNGDPTDQDFALVAYNYATYPSARADFDGDGRTDVSVYRPTGGIWHTQRSFDGYIGQQFGISSDVPVPGDYDGDGRTDLAVFRADANPANPDFFVLKSLTNTVGYAVWGTTGDVPVTGDYDGDHKADYALFRPSNNTWYIQKSLGGSSADSFGSAGDMPLAMDYERDGKSNIGVFRPANATWYIAKPTGVPSQNFYAVPFGISSDKPVPGDYDGDSEDDIAVFRSTSGIWYVLSSLWGPIAVQFGANGDIPVPGDYDGDGRDDPAVFRNGTWYMLRSSAGFAGVAFGLGTDIPVPRKYVP; from the coding sequence ATGAAGAGGATACTTAATGTCCGTCTATGGATAGGTGCATTTGCTGTCGCTGCAGGTGCAATACTTGCGATTCTACTGCCGTCCGCTTCGCCGACGGCGACGAGCGGGGAAGGCAATCAATTCGAGATCAGCTTTCCTTCGGCAAAGTTCGATCCGGTAAAGACCACGGCCGCAGGAACCGTTCGGCCGGGCGAGGCACCGGCGGGCAATGAATATCGTTATTATATTGTTCAGCTTAACCGTCCGACCGAGGATGACCTGTTGAACGACCTGAGTTCTCTTGGCGTTGAAGTACTTCAGTATGTGCCACAAAGCGCGTTCTATGTCAGGGCGAAACCACAGGCGATAGGTTCCGCGGCGGCACGGGAATACGTTAGATGGGCCGGAGCTTTCCTTCCGGAGCATAAGATATCATCCGTGCTCTCTCAGCAATTATTTGCGGCACAGGCCGGACGAGCGCCTGCGGGCGGAATTTCTCCGATCGAGTTCACGGCGCCGGATCGCGCCATTTTTGACGTAGCGGTCTTTAAGACGGAGCCGCTCGACAAGGTCGCCGAGAGGCTAACGTCGGTTTACGGGGCCACCGTCATCAACCGCTCCGTTCTGCCGGCCAATTACTTCAACATGATCCGGGCTGAAATATCACTGGATCAGATCATGCGGGTGGCTGAGATACCGGGCGTGATCACCATGGATGCATATTCGCGTCCGCAGGCCGAGGATGAGCGGGCCGCTCACATCGTCTCGGGCAACTACACCGGTGCGACGACGATAAGCGCTCCGGGATGGAGTTCGCTCACGCAGTTTGGCCGTGACGGCTCCGGCGTGACGGTTGCGGTGGCGGACGATGGCATTAGCATTCCGGGCAACGGCGGATTCTATATCACGGCTGCGAACACGATAAATGGCCCGATGCGTGGGGCCCCCGCCGGAGCAACAGGCGGCCACGGCCACATCAATGCGAGCATTATCGCGGGCGATACGCCGTTTTACACGTCGGCGGACCCGGCCGGCTACAACTACGGCGTCGGGATCGCTCGCAAGGCGAATATCATAAATGTTCCTTTCCTCGTCAATGGTTATACGGGAACGGACGCAAACAACTTCGATGATACCGTCAGCACATTCGGCGCTAACGGTGTGAAAGGCTCGATCAGCAACAATAGCTGGGGAAACGGGACAAACGGCAATGTTTACGATGCATACACCGCAGGGTTTGATGGATTTGTCCGTGACGCATCCTCGGCGGGCACGGTCGATCCGATCAACATCATTTTCTCGGCCGGGAACTCTGGTGCCAGCGGACTGACGAGGCCAAAGACCGCAAAGAATGTGATCGCGACCGGCAATTCGGAGAACCTGCGGACTGAGCTTGGCGGAGCCAGCGCTGACAGCATGGAGGACCTCGTCAACACGTCGAGCCGCGGGCCGGCGGCAGATGGGCGTGTCAAGCCGGACATTGTGGCACCGGGCGGCTATATCACCGGTGGAGGTGCAGGCAGCGGGGCCTCGACATTTGGTTTTGTGCCCGGCACATCGAACAACATCCTCTACAGCAGCGGAACGTCGCATGCCGCTCCACAGGTTGCAGGTGCGGCGGCATTGTTCACGCAGGCATGGAAGGAGAATAACAGCGGGAACAATCCGAGTCCGGCCCTGATAAAGGCAGCGATCCTTAATACAGGCCAGGAGATGACCGGCGTCAATGTCGGCACCGCTATCCCGAATGGCAATGAGGGATGGGGCCGGATCAATTTGAAGTACATGCTCCGCACCGGCGTGCCGATGAGATTCCTCGAACAGTCAGGGGCTCTGCTCGCTCCCGGTTGGAATTCGAACATTATCGGATTTGTCGGCGACCCGACAAAGCCGATCCGTGTCGCCCTCGTCTGGACCGATCCCGCGGGTGCTCCGAACGCAAACCCTGCACTCGTCAATAACCTCGACCTAACAGTCACGCTCGGCGGTGTCACATATCGTGGAAATAACTTCACCGGCGGCATATCGACAGCTGGCGGAACGGCTGACACCATAAATAATGTCGAGATGGTCCGTCTTCCGGCGGGAACGGCAACCGGGACGCCGTTTTCCATTAATGTCGTCGCCACCGCCCTTAACGGTGACGGCGTCCCCGGCAACGGCGATCCGACTGACCAGGACTTTGCCCTTGTTGCCTACAATTATGCGACGTACCCGTCAGCGAGGGCAGACTTTGACGGCGACGGCCGCACGGACGTCTCGGTCTATCGTCCGACGGGCGGGATCTGGCACACGCAAAGGTCTTTTGACGGCTACATCGGGCAACAGTTCGGTATCAGCTCCGACGTGCCTGTCCCGGGCGACTATGATGGTGACGGACGCACCGACCTTGCCGTTTTCCGCGCTGACGCGAATCCGGCGAATCCTGACTTTTTCGTATTGAAGAGCCTGACGAACACAGTTGGTTACGCGGTATGGGGCACTACGGGCGATGTCCCGGTCACAGGCGATTATGACGGTGACCACAAGGCCGACTATGCCCTTTTCAGGCCGTCTAACAATACCTGGTACATCCAGAAGAGCCTTGGCGGTTCGAGCGCCGACAGCTTTGGCTCGGCCGGCGATATGCCGCTGGCGATGGACTATGAACGCGACGGAAAATCGAACATCGGCGTCTTCCGTCCCGCGAATGCTACCTGGTACATTGCAAAGCCGACCGGAGTGCCGTCGCAGAACTTTTATGCAGTGCCCTTCGGTATTAGCAGTGATAAGCCTGTGCCGGGCGACTATGATGGAGATAGCGAGGATGATATCGCCGTTTTCCGTTCAACATCAGGCATCTGGTATGTGTTGTCAAGCCTGTGGGGCCCAATAGCTGTTCAATTCGGGGCGAATGGGGACATTCCCGTTCCGGGTGACTATGACGGTGATGGACGAGACGATCCGGCCGTTTTCCGTAACGGGACGTGGTACATGCTTCGTTCCTCTGCGGGATTTGCCGGCGTGGCTTTTGGCCTCGGCACAGATATTCCGGTGCCGAGGAAATATGTGCCCTAG
- a CDS encoding ABC transporter ATP-binding protein — protein MPLRLDLLSRRYGNTWALRDISFEVDDGSVIGLFGASGSGKSTLLKVLAGTAKATSGRIELDGRDITGLKRKDRRLSLYSGSFARTLVESLKGAFERGAQGAIEKAKFEGAAETIDRVWLLDEPFGQMDAAQRSACFELIRRSAKARGRIVIFASSSFDQIIELTDEVAVIDEGEVIQSGTPQEIYDEPLSVKIARATGEMNLIKARRLTSSDADLPEFYTIDGAHRLFAQQTKKSRLGAINQDATLAIRPEQVSMSLGSSFPEDNLLRAVVTAIKFRGPTSIIEFDAGGLRLMTRVFRVVGLQIGDECMLGLPPHRVAILTA, from the coding sequence ATGCCTCTGAGATTAGACTTGCTTTCCCGCCGCTACGGCAATACATGGGCCTTGCGCGACATTTCGTTCGAGGTTGACGATGGCAGTGTCATCGGGCTGTTTGGCGCGAGCGGATCGGGGAAATCGACATTACTGAAGGTGCTTGCCGGCACAGCAAAAGCGACGAGCGGCCGGATCGAACTCGACGGCCGCGACATCACGGGCCTCAAACGTAAGGACCGCCGCCTCTCACTCTATTCAGGCAGTTTCGCAAGGACGCTCGTCGAATCGTTAAAGGGGGCCTTTGAGCGAGGAGCACAGGGAGCCATCGAGAAAGCAAAGTTCGAGGGTGCCGCGGAAACGATAGACCGTGTGTGGCTTCTGGACGAACCGTTCGGGCAAATGGACGCGGCGCAGCGAAGCGCATGTTTTGAGCTGATCCGCCGTTCGGCCAAGGCACGCGGAAGGATCGTGATCTTCGCTTCGAGTTCCTTTGATCAGATCATTGAGCTAACGGACGAAGTGGCCGTGATCGATGAAGGCGAAGTAATTCAAAGCGGGACGCCGCAGGAGATCTACGACGAACCTTTATCCGTGAAGATAGCCCGCGCAACAGGCGAGATGAATCTGATAAAGGCACGCCGACTGACATCATCTGACGCTGACCTGCCGGAATTCTATACGATCGACGGCGCCCACCGGCTGTTTGCCCAGCAAACCAAGAAAAGCCGTTTGGGTGCGATAAACCAAGACGCAACGCTTGCGATCAGGCCCGAACAGGTCTCGATGTCGCTCGGTTCATCCTTTCCTGAGGACAATCTGCTGAGGGCAGTCGTCACCGCGATCAAGTTCCGTGGACCGACGTCGATCATCGAGTTTGATGCCGGTGGACTGCGATTGATGACGCGGGTGTTCCGTGTTGTCGGACTGCAGATCGGTGACGAATGCATGCTCGGATTGCCGCCGCATCGCGTGGCGATCCTCACCGCATAA